The DNA window TGGGAGCGTGGGTGAGTGCCGAGAGAGGAGGCTGACTATCGTAGAAAGAGGGGGATCCCTCAAAGGCCTTCATATTGGGGTGAATCAGAagcaagagagtggagaaggaggttgagggaggaaatggaaagagttgaatgggaagagagaaagagagagagagaagagattgGCAAGGAGGAAGGGTTTTCTACAGGACCCTGGAACCCCTTTCGAGGGGCCAGAGAGTCTTGAGATGACCGGCCGGACGATGGCGAGGCCACCCCACTCCTAGATGAGAGGGCCGATGAGGGAAAATGAGGTTCCCCTCTGGACTGGGCCTTGGGATAATGCTGAGGACTCtaaattgtttggaaaagaaTGGGCATCCCCATCCGACCCGTTGGCAATGGGAGAGAAATTATGGGATAAATTACTTGATAGGGACTTTTTGTTAAGTGCCCCAATAAACCTGACCCCTAGTTTAAAGCTGACTCATAATTTTGTTGTGGAGACCATTAATCCCAAGACTGAACCAtcacaaatatatacatataatccCTTGGGGGTGTAGATTTTAACCTCAGTTTCTCCAGTTAGAAATCCCAGTGAGCTAAGAGTCAGTGAGGGAACAGACTATAGCTAGAGGGAACAAGAAGCTATGATCAACTGTAGATGTCAGCTGTCCATGTACTGTTTGGATACTGTGATGAGGATGTGGTACCAGCAATCCTGTTTCTGGAATACAGACCACTATATACAATAAATCTGGGTAAAAATTCCATCCACCCTAGATGCACTCAGAGGGAACAAACTGTATCTCACTGTAAGAATCAAAATAGTAAAGGTGTTTTGGTCCTTTTTTGTCCCAGAGGCTGCCAAATTATTTTCCAAGATAAATCCAGTTGGCTAGATGACTCCAAAGGGTAGGCCTCTCCCTCTCAAATgtttaagctgcctagagtggtcttttaggccagatgggcggggtataaatcaaataaataaaaaaaaaataagaccctCCCCAACTTTGGTGACACTTTTTAATGGAGAAAAGTGTTCCACAACCACTTTGAGGAAGGAGCTTGAGTGGGGACTCTGTAAACCAGATCTGACCAGAATATTGGAGATCCCCTATACAGTAGACGTGCTCTATGATTTCCCCATCAATGTGAGTAGAAGCTTGAGGATGGGGAAGAATAATAATTCTAGACTGGAAGAAAAGCACAGGTAGAAGCATTAACTCCCACCCTGCCCACTCTAGTTCTTTTGTTATGATTGCTCATAATTTAATTAACAAATACTTGTATAACTTAACCCTAATAGTCTTGCCGACTGTGAGACGCTACCTCATGCCCCTTTTAACTGATTGCAACCAGAGAAGTCTTACCTTAACCAAGGAAAGATCTTGTTTTCGACAACGGATTGTCATTTTAGGCTCAAGTAACTGATAAAATCCCTTTATAAAACAGAGAGCAAATGAGTTTGTTAAAGATCTCCTTGTGGCTTGCAAATTTTGAAGAGTGCATTCAAAACACAACATTActctttaattttatttgaagagttctacagtggtgccttgcattacgagtGCTCcatttgacgatgaaatcgcatcaccatgaagattttgcgatcgcaaaagcgatcgcaaaacgatgttccctatgggggaatttcactttgcgatgatcggtccctgttttgctaaccgattatcgcaaagtgatgattttcggtgatcggtggtttcaaaatggccaccgggtgaaaaacatggccgcccgctgttttctggcacggattcctcactgcacaggcagcggaaatggccgtgctatggagaaccttcgctggacggtgagttttaagcccctaggaacgcattaattgggttttaatgcgtttctatgggctttttaaaatcacatgacaATGTTTTCGTTTgacagcgattttttcagaacgaattaacgtcgtcatgcgaggcaccacagtatattAGTACAGACAACATGCTTTCATTTAGCGAACACCAATTACATTAATCATGGTAATCAGACAATATTGAGTTCTTCAAGACTCAAGCAGCCTGAGGAAGAAGAGTTTGCAGGTCAAAATATGAAACACTGGGGTGAGGCAGGCCTTTTTTGGATAATAGCCTCCCAAGCTCAAAGGAAATCTGTACAAACCTTGCTTTGGCTAACAACAGATTTAATattctgaatgaaaaaaaaaacaaagatggaTTGTTTTACCAAGTTTGGTGAACAGAAGGAAATGTAGAGATTACATATGACATAGTATAAACCACAGACTGGACtgaaattttaaatcaaattaacaGGTACATACTGAATTAGGGAACACTGAAAATGTACCAGAGAATTAACAGTATGTGGATGTAGAGCAGAAGATCCACCTCcacaacacaataaaaatataaattgttTTGCAGGAAATATTAATAGAAAGCTTGAGGTTTACCTGTAGAACCAAACCATCCAGCAGTGTTTGGTACCTGCCAGTATCCTTTACTACCTTAGCCAGTCTCTGCTTGGCTTCGTTTAGTAAATcctaaaacaaaaagaaggacTAGACTAGAAAAGCACACAGGGTAACTTTCAGCCTGACTGTAATCTACAAGCGTCTATTTCCTAGCGGTAGCCACGGTCCTGAATACCAGAAAACACATATAAAAATTTAATTATAAATTATGCCACACTCATTCTTTTTTTATATGCAAACAGCTTACCCAGAAACAGACATGCAAACAGAATGTGGGTTGGTGAAAATATATATCTTCACACAGGCAGTGCTAACAATGTCTATTTTTTACATCTTCCTCCAATCCTGGCAACCCCTCTGACATAAGTGCAAAGCTGTGGGGTATAACTCCAGACATTTCAAAAATGGAAGGTTTAACTGTGTCGTAACAGTACACATGACTGAGCTTCTTAATAAAAGTATGGTTATGTTTCTTAGCTTTCATATgttgtctatagcagtggtctccaacttttTTGTCTCCATGGACCAGTTTAGTGTGTGGGCTGGGGGGAGGTCTCCGTGCGTGTGCAGGAGGAGCCGTGCATGCATCTGGAcatgcaggggggcaggagatttgtctctgtggcccagtcctggcaAGGCCACAGATTGGGAAGCCCTGGTCTACAGAAAATAGTAACACATGTTGCCAGAATGAATTTGGTGTCACAGCCAAACTATGAAGGTGTAACTTTTTCTTCACAATTCCAATGTACAACTGAGACTAGGCAATTTAGCTTCTACTACATAGCATCACTCACTGTATAATGGAGTAGGCAAGACATTGTACTGTATGGTGAAGGACAGATAAATTGTTCCCTTGAAGCTCATCTGCCACTTAAATCAACATATTTCTAACTCAGTGAACTACAGAGAAAAGCTTTTACATCAGCTTGTGCATTAGGTGCAAATATAAAGCATGGATATTCGGTTTGCAAAAAACATATTATTATCCTAAAGAATAAGAGGGAACACATTTAACCTATCAGTTACAAAGATTTCCTTCATAGGGGCCAGATATGAGAAATGTACGACTCCCCAAATATGGCTGACTTcaattcccatcagtcccagaCATCACAGGGAACAATGAGagattatgggaactgcagtctaacatTTTGCCAAGTACTGtatgtcagaaaaaaatcatactaaaaCACACTACAAACCTCACTGTTATTTTTAACATACAGAGTTAAGTGTGTTTGCAGAAAATCAGTAACTAGGCCTGTTGTTCTTTAATCAACTAGTTTTTTCTGATTATTTCAGCTAATAGTAGTTTCTCTCCAGAAGTTTTAACACCCTGGAATTTTATGAAACATACTGTGTACATGATTTGGCTGACTTTTGGAACTTAGCTTGTGTACTGTAAATACTTGAAGATATCTTTCCTATTTTAATCAGACAAGATAGTTTACCATTTTATTGGAAAAAGAAGTATACACTCACTGCAATCAGATCATCCCTTGCTTTGAGAACCTTCAGTCTTGCCTGATTCATCAGGTTGGACATCTGACTGCAAATcagacagaaaaaaacagaactgaGTCAAGCAGGCTCCAGAGGGTGAAATAGCAGACTCTGGTTATACACTTCATAATTATGTCCCAGACTAACTCTGCAGAAGCTTATTCAACAGAACATTTCTACTTAAGTAAGCTTTTCTCATGGACTTCAAAGAAGCCATCTCCTCTTGATTTAGTTTGTTACTATCAAGCTGCCTAACTTACCCTTCAAACTTATCCAAATGACCACATGGGATGTTCTAATCCATACAAGCACAAGATATTGCTGAACTTATCCGAGATCCCTTTAAAGGCATGAGTAACAAACAGCACCCTTTACAGCATGTAGCAATTCATGAAGAGCTTCCAATACAAATGAGACTGTGTTTAGTCCGATGGCATCCATCCGCCGGCAGAATACCATTTGTTAATTTCCCCTTCCCCTGCAGATTCCCAGGTGAGTCTCAGGAAACCTTCAGTTCCAAGAATTTCTGTTATGCAACCACTCCCGGAATGTAATTAATTTTGCTGGAGGCAAAGCGATGCAGAGATTAAagtctttttctccagaaatgatCTTTACGGCCCATGACAGGAGAACTTCCTGAAGGGATTTCATTTACCTCCTCAGAAATGCCTTGCTGTTTCCCTCTTGTCCCCCATGGACCTAATGCAGGCAATCCCTGCCCAATTTCTGCTGAAAAACACTCAAGAGCAACCTTGCCCACATTTGGAAAACTGGGGTAATTCTACCAGGTcgttctccccctctccccaggtACAGGAGTTTGAAGAAAGTTGGGAGAGATCTCTCATTctgaagctttttaaaatttggggtgggggcatAGGTGCAGCCTTCTAAAATTCAAGTATGTGTTGTGTgtcctctagaccactggttcttaaccttgggttactcaggagttttggactgcaactcccagaagccttcaccaccaactgtgctggctggggtttctgggagttgcagttcaaaaacatccgagtaacaaaggttaagaaccactgcctagACATCTAGAAGTTGCCGATCCATCCATACTTTAGGAagataaaggaaatcaaccccaaaacTAGCCAGTTCTTGTAAAAAGGATGAATGTTGACTgagactctctcacacacattgtacctttattgtttctggccataggcctTTACAAAGGCCAGTTaatataaaaatgattaaaacaaaaGGTTTCCCCAGGGATCAATCAGTCCATTCTGGGAATGGTGGCATAGCATACAATATCAAAGTCACTATATTCAATGTTTATGCAATATTATGAACCTTAACAAATCAAAGCCTCAACTTCTTAGCTGCCAGAGTAAATTGTGCAACAGAGTACATAATATACAGCTATGTATCAGCGAGTAGTCTTACTATTATTTCCATTGAAGTACAGTTGGGATACAGCTGAAAAATGGGggacaaaaatctttctctggggTTTTCATAGAGAGGACAGGGTAATAAGTAGTGAGTTAGGTCCTCAATCTGATTGCATCCATAGACACTTTTCTGGTCCTCcactgggattcctttatacTTCCCTTCAAGCTATGCTGTAGTCATCTgcccaaatctaagttctgtgaaTGCTCTGCACATCTGAGGAAAAGTCAGTGACTGAGACTCATATACACTCAAGAGTGGCTCATGCATTTTCAAATTTCATCCTCATAGCGAGAGTGGGAAGGCTAAAATGCAGCAAAAACCTCCAGCTTTCAAGGCTGAAGAGAAATAGAGCCCATGTCTCCACAGCTACCCCGCTACAGTGACTGACCTTCTTTCTACAAATCATTTCTGTATGAGACATCTGAAGATGTCCCttgtatttaaaattataaaataaattataaaaataaaatctgcaaacCTGTATTATATACTTGTAAAGAAGCAAATACCATTTTCTGGTGCAGGAAAAGACCCAGCCCCCACATGAGTCACTATGCTTCTCTAAATAAAGATAGCATTCTATTCCAAAAGTGGAAAAACATTTAGCAATTTTTCACACCAGAAGACAGATCACATGCTATctattcacaatttttaaaaaaagattagacTGACTAGTGTGGTCTTGATGTGGGGCCTCAGTTATTTCTGAAAAACGTAGCTCTTCCAAGGAATCCCATAGTCCTATCTGTAGTAAAGGTAAagggacaatttttgtccagtcgtgtccgactctagggggcggtgctcatccccatttccaaaccgttgagccagcgtttgtccgaagacaatcttctgtggtcacatggccagtgcgacttagactcggaacgctgttaccttcccactgaggtggaccctatttatctactcacatttgcatgttttcaaactgctaggttggcgggagctgggacaagcaatgggcgctcactccgtcacatggattcgatcttacagctgaagatctacagaccttacaggacagaggcttctgcggtttaacccacagtgccaccacatccctatctgTAGTAGATCTAATTTAATCAATGGAAACACGGTAAATCAacactcagatttttttaaaaaaactgtttcaacAAATTCAAACTCTCATCTAAATTAACATTTAATTTACACCACTGTAAGCAGTTGGCTTGACTgtattagaccactgtaatacgctctacgtggggctgcctttgaggctgctgcggaaactacaggtggtgcagaatgcagcagccagactacttagtggagtgaaaaaataccaacatatctcacccactctggctgcattgcattggctgcccatgcggttccgcattgacttcaaagtgctgatgcttacgtacaaagccctaaacggtttagggcctcgatacttggcggaacgcctactcccaccaagatctacctgtgtcactcgtgcgagccaggaggtgaggctgaggagcctaaagctgagggaggcccggaaggtaaagacaagaaatcgggccttctcggcagtggctcctcgcctttggaacaacctacctcctgagatccacgtggcaccctcgctgggtatctttaaaaatcaactaaaaacatggatgtttcggcaggccttccctccagacaattcctgatgccctctcctctccctttcctattgtttcctccctctcctaaggtttcttccatttaaaaatttgtatactattttatgctgttagccgcctagagtggtcttaactgaccagataggcgggatataaaataaataaataaatatgttcatcCCTCAGTTGAGACAGTTCTATCCCAGTTATCAGAACtagcattctttttctttcacaccTAGGACCAGTTTAATCATTTTGTtgcatacatttttttctgctgctcgatttgcttctctttcttttcataGTATTCCATGATCTTCAGCCTCTGTGTCTGAACAAGGCGACCTTTCTCAATGTTGAATTCTTCTTCAGCCTGAAAGGAAGAATAAGTTCAAGCAAGCTTCACTGACTTAGGATAAATGTAGCTTTTGATACCAATGTAAAGATGGGTGAGAATGCTAAGTCTTGGACTGGAGTTGTACAGAAGCACAGAACTTGGCAAAACAAATTCACAAATTGATCTCATACCTAAGTAAAATGCCCTTTTGAACCAATGAAAGAAGTCTCAACATATAGTAAAGACAAATATCCAGTGTCAGGTGTGATCAGAAGGTCCATTCTAGAACCTTCAGTTACTTCAAGCAAGTAAACAAAGTCAGTAACAGCAATAGGAAacactttcattttattttttaataaatgtataaGTGTGTTTATAATGACAAAGCTGAACAAAGGAGGAAAATTTGACTGCAatcctgtgcatatttatttGGGATCCTCCGTAAAATATGCAGGATGATAATGAAAGTTACTTCGACACTACATGATAAAACAGAGCTGAACCATCAGTTGTCTTACAAAGAAATATCAGGTCTAGAAGGCAAACACAGTCACACATTTAATTTGACACAAATGAGCTGATAAGCATCTGAAATAGTCAAGGTATTTcacagaagttttaaaaaacccaaatacagtatttgtcatTTACCTTCGCATctatttcttctgccttttcattGGCTTCCTGTTCAATGAAAGCCATCATATGCTTGATCTGTAACAGAAAA is part of the Pogona vitticeps strain Pit_001003342236 chromosome 5, PviZW2.1, whole genome shotgun sequence genome and encodes:
- the ATP6V1E1 gene encoding V-type proton ATPase subunit E 1 isoform X2 gives rise to the protein MALSDADVQKQIKHMMAFIEQEANEKAEEIDAKAEEEFNIEKGRLVQTQRLKIMEYYEKKEKQIEQQKKIQMSNLMNQARLKVLKARDDLIADLLNEAKQRLAKVVKDTGRYQTLLDGLVLQGFYQLLEPKMTIRCRKQDLSLVKNAVQKSVPIYKATTKKDVDVHIDQVTFLPEDIAGGVEISNSDNKIKVSNTLESRLDLIAQQMMPEIRTALFGANSNRKFMD